Sequence from the Ailuropoda melanoleuca isolate Jingjing unplaced genomic scaffold, ASM200744v2 unplaced-scaffold70831, whole genome shotgun sequence genome:
TCTGATTAATGACGTTTCACTACCATATTTATTAGCAGACACTAACATTATTTAATATACTAGATATCAGTACCAGTAGCAATATGTTTCCCTAGTTTTTCTGGTAGGACTTCTCTGAGCACCTGCAATGCTAATGCATGCTATAAGCCAGACAGAGGACTGAACAAAATGGGATGTTCTCCAGATCTATTTGACCCCTGGACACATTTTTCAGGACACAAGCACTTGTCAgacaaatgccaaaaaaaaacaGCGGTGGGGGGTTGGGAGCTGCCAGCACCTGGCGTACCGGCTGCATGGCCCTGGGCAGgtgactcagcctctctgagctgctCTTAGCAGCTCTGGGAAACAGGGATATAACACaacgtgcgtgcgtgcatgtatGTGAGCATGTGACAATGAAAGGGGTTTTTAAATATGAAGTGTCTCAACCAGTTGCCTGTGGCGGGCGATCACCGTGGCTACATGTTTTACTTCCAACCTACTTcatggcagagagaggggaaatgaggctcaggggagaagaggggacCTAGGCCAAGGTCATTCCTGAACCTGAGCTGTCCAGGCCGTGTGGGTCAACCCAAGCCACCCCTGCTCCTTACCCAGGATGTCCAGCCACTCATCCGGGGCCGGGGCGGGCTCGGGCTCAGGCGCCATGGCGGCCAGGAACTCTCGGGCCAGGGCCCCAGGCTGCTCAGCCTCCTCCAGTGGAGGCTGCCCCACGTCTTCAAGTGGTGGCAGCTCACTCaggtcttcctcctcctcctcctcctcctcgccctcTGCGTCTTCCACCCCATCCAGCACCTCGAAGTCCTCAAGTGGTGGGACCCCAGCAGGCGGTGGGGCAGTGGGCTCAGGCCCGGAGGCAGAGGGCTCAGCACAGGATGCCATGCTGCTGGGGGGATGGGAATTGGCCCTGGTGGGGGGAATGGATGGGTAAGAATCCCACCCAGCCCCTCAAATTCTCCTCTGCATCCATTCACCACACTGCCAATCACCTGCTGTGTGACTTAGGGGCTCcaggccttagtttcctcatctagacAGTGGGTAAAGACCAACCCAGGCTTGATCCACACATCAAACCCTGGGCATCAATCAGTCTCAAgcaatgttagctgttattacagctaattatttttttttagtttttacaaatACCCAGAGAAGTAGGaaacatcccccacccccatattttgcagaaaagaaaactgaggcccagaggggcaaagctatttgcccaaggtcacagagcaaggcAACTGCTGGGACAGAATTTGAACCTGGGGTTTTATCTGATTAAATGCCCAAAGGGggtgctgggatttttttttagggggCCTGAAGACTCAGGAAATCTATATTTAGAGCCCAAAGGGGCTGTGTCTTTACCAGGACTCCCTACCACCAGCAGCCCCTTCTCCTAAGGGTTGCCA
This genomic interval carries:
- the LOC117800469 gene encoding peptidyl-prolyl cis-trans isomerase FKBP8-like; the protein is MASCAEPSASGPEPTAPPPAGVPPLEDFEVLDGVEDAEGEEEEEEEEDLSELPPLEDVGQPPLEEAEQPGALAREFLAAMAPEPEPAPAPDEWLDILGKEQGWLGLTHTAWTAQVQE